A genomic region of Nostoc sp. UHCC 0702 contains the following coding sequences:
- a CDS encoding fatty acyl-AMP ligase, with protein sequence MNIRLNDFHNPIDRFSTLVELLGYRAQNQPQQKAFTFLRDGETEEVSLTYGELNQKAQAIASCLQSLGTAGGRALLLYPPGLEFISAFLGCLYAGVVAVPAYPPRPNMNLFRLQAIVTDAQATIVLTTKSLLVSLESRLTENPQLATLPWLTTDNINSNLSFDWQQIRLEKDTLAFLQYTSGSTGTPKGVMITHGNLLSNQRLIKTGFGNSEKTIGVSWLPLFHDMGLIGKVLQPLYLGIPSILMSPVAFLQKPICWLQAISRYKATCSGGPNFAYDLCVRKITPEQRSGLDLSSWEVAFNAAEPILAETLERFTNYFAPCGFRREAFYPCYGMAESTLFVSGGLKTAPPLLYQVEAAALEDNRVIAAANSKEGTRTIVGCGRSWLDQKITIVDPESLTQCPDSKVGEIWVSGESVAVGYWHRPEQTAETFQVYLADTGDGPFLRTGDLGFLQDGELFVTGRLKDVIIIRGQNHYPQDIELTVQKSHPALRQNSGAAFTVEQKGQQRLVVVQEVERAYLRRLDIQEAIGNITEAVINNHGLQVYATVLIKPGSIPKTSSGKIQRHACRHGFLDGSLNVVDNSSVNPQYQTKLQQLEADVNSLLVKVQENNVKENVEVNAVR encoded by the coding sequence ATGAATATTCGTTTAAACGATTTCCACAACCCTATAGACAGATTTTCAACATTAGTAGAACTACTGGGTTACAGAGCGCAGAATCAGCCACAGCAAAAGGCTTTTACTTTTCTGCGAGATGGAGAAACTGAAGAAGTCAGCTTGACTTATGGAGAATTAAATCAAAAGGCGCAAGCGATCGCATCTTGTCTTCAGTCTTTAGGAACGGCTGGCGGACGCGCTTTGTTATTGTATCCACCGGGTCTAGAGTTCATTAGTGCCTTCTTGGGGTGCTTGTATGCGGGTGTTGTAGCGGTTCCCGCTTATCCACCACGACCCAACATGAATTTGTTCAGATTGCAGGCGATCGTCACAGATGCCCAAGCAACAATAGTCTTGACCACGAAATCTTTGTTAGTCAGCTTAGAAAGTCGTTTAACTGAAAATCCACAATTGGCGACTCTGCCTTGGTTGACCACTGATAACATTAACAGCAATCTCAGTTTTGATTGGCAACAAATAAGACTAGAAAAGGATACCCTAGCGTTTCTTCAATACACTTCTGGATCTACAGGAACACCAAAGGGAGTAATGATCACTCATGGAAATTTGCTGTCTAACCAGAGATTGATCAAGACCGGCTTCGGAAACTCAGAAAAAACCATTGGTGTTAGTTGGTTGCCCTTATTCCACGATATGGGACTGATTGGAAAAGTGTTGCAGCCTCTATATTTGGGCATACCATCCATTCTCATGTCACCAGTAGCTTTCTTGCAAAAGCCTATTTGCTGGTTGCAAGCTATTTCTCGTTACAAAGCCACTTGTAGTGGCGGGCCGAATTTTGCCTATGACCTCTGCGTTCGCAAGATTACTCCCGAACAACGTTCTGGTCTTGACTTAAGCAGTTGGGAAGTGGCTTTTAACGCCGCCGAACCAATCCTTGCTGAAACATTGGAACGCTTTACTAACTATTTTGCTCCTTGTGGTTTCCGTCGGGAAGCATTTTACCCCTGCTACGGCATGGCTGAATCAACTTTATTCGTGTCGGGAGGTTTGAAAACTGCTCCTCCCCTTCTGTATCAGGTGGAAGCAGCAGCCCTTGAAGACAATCGGGTAATAGCGGCTGCCAATTCTAAGGAAGGGACTAGAACAATTGTCGGCTGTGGTCGCAGTTGGTTAGACCAGAAAATCACCATTGTCGATCCCGAATCTTTAACCCAGTGTCCAGATAGCAAGGTGGGAGAGATTTGGGTGTCGGGTGAATCTGTAGCTGTTGGCTATTGGCACCGACCAGAGCAAACTGCAGAAACATTCCAAGTTTATCTGGCAGATACGGGTGATGGGCCGTTTCTTCGCACGGGAGATTTGGGGTTTTTGCAAGACGGCGAATTGTTTGTTACAGGACGATTGAAGGATGTGATTATTATCCGTGGACAAAATCATTATCCCCAGGACATTGAGTTAACCGTCCAGAAAAGTCATCCAGCACTACGACAAAATAGTGGGGCTGCATTCACAGTAGAACAGAAGGGGCAACAGCGATTAGTCGTTGTCCAAGAAGTTGAACGAGCCTATCTCAGACGATTGGATATTCAAGAGGCGATCGGAAATATCACTGAAGCAGTGATTAATAATCATGGTTTACAGGTGTATGCCACAGTTTTGATTAAACCTGGGAGTATTCCGAAGACATCTAGTGGCAAGATTCAGCGTCATGCCTGCCGGCACGGATTTCTAGACGGTAGTTTGAATGTGGTAGATAACAGCAGTGTTAATCCTCAGTATCAAACCAAGCTGCAACAGTTA
- a CDS encoding acyl-CoA desaturase, giving the protein MNVTTIKSITINSDRLKTQQRIHGIANALVPFLGSIAAIVMAIKVGVSAADIGLFFLMYYLTQVGGTVGFHRHFAHCAFQTHKFIRVILAILGSMSAQGPLTYWVATHRRHHKYADSYGDPHSPYVKEDKKFSFWQGLWHSHMAWTFNHELTNSFLFAKDMIQDPLMVKISNLYYFWMFLGLMIPAVLGGLLTGTWIGVLSGFLWGGCLRIFIQHHIGTWTIGSLAHIWGSRPYHTSPGEQSRNNIWLAIPTGGEMWHNNHHAFPNSAMLGLEWWQIDTGGWLIRILEKLGLAWDVKVPTESMKEAKKNKANAAFG; this is encoded by the coding sequence ATGAACGTAACAACAATCAAGAGCATAACAATCAATAGCGATCGCCTGAAAACTCAACAGCGAATTCATGGCATAGCTAACGCCCTTGTTCCTTTTCTAGGCTCAATAGCTGCCATCGTCATGGCTATTAAGGTAGGTGTTAGTGCAGCAGATATTGGATTATTTTTTTTAATGTATTATTTAACACAAGTAGGTGGGACTGTAGGATTCCACCGACACTTCGCTCACTGTGCCTTTCAAACCCACAAATTTATCCGAGTAATCTTAGCTATCTTGGGGTCTATGTCTGCACAAGGGCCTCTGACTTATTGGGTAGCCACTCATCGACGCCACCACAAATACGCTGATTCTTATGGTGATCCCCATTCTCCCTATGTCAAAGAAGATAAAAAATTTAGTTTTTGGCAAGGGCTATGGCATTCTCACATGGCTTGGACATTTAATCACGAACTGACCAACAGTTTCTTATTTGCCAAAGACATGATTCAAGACCCATTAATGGTAAAGATTAGCAACCTATACTACTTCTGGATGTTCTTGGGTTTGATGATTCCCGCTGTTTTAGGAGGGCTACTGACAGGAACTTGGATAGGAGTTTTGTCGGGCTTTTTGTGGGGAGGTTGTTTACGTATATTCATACAACATCATATCGGGACTTGGACTATTGGTTCCTTGGCTCATATCTGGGGTAGCCGTCCCTATCATACGAGTCCAGGCGAGCAAAGCCGGAATAATATTTGGCTTGCCATCCCCACGGGAGGAGAAATGTGGCACAACAACCACCATGCTTTCCCTAACTCGGCAATGTTAGGTTTGGAGTGGTGGCAAATTGACACCGGTGGCTGGTTGATTCGTATCTTAGAAAAACTAGGTTTAGCTTGGGATGTGAAGGTTCCTACAGAAAGCATGAAAGAAGCTAAAAAAAACAAAGCTAATGCGGCTTTTGGCTGA
- a CDS encoding acyl-CoA desaturase translates to MVKQSDHLFSTSQLDNTIQTDSVTKSNRKVKTIQNDHIKSFQLKHFVWYNIIPFLGSIVAIILLWWVPLNAVEVGLFMSMLVLTGIGISVGFHRHFTHNAFKTNKAMRVILAVLGSMAAQGPLISWVAVHRRHHECSDELGDPHSPNLHGEGVLATIKGLWHSHYGWLINHEYPNPAYYAPELLRDKTISSINRQYVIWVSLGLVIPTVLGAVLKGSWMGAIEGFLWGGAVRLFVVSNIILSVNSVSHVYGTHRFKTGDKSRNNPWMAIPTFGESWQNNHHAFPNSASIGLKWWEIDLAYWSILGFQKLGLIWDVNIPTASMIEAKKLSITEG, encoded by the coding sequence ATGGTAAAACAATCAGATCATTTATTCTCAACAAGCCAATTGGATAATACGATACAAACCGATTCTGTTACAAAGTCAAATAGAAAGGTAAAAACAATACAAAATGATCACATCAAATCCTTTCAATTAAAGCATTTTGTTTGGTATAATATAATACCTTTTTTAGGCAGCATAGTTGCAATAATTTTGCTGTGGTGGGTTCCCCTCAATGCAGTGGAGGTGGGGCTTTTCATGAGTATGTTAGTTTTGACAGGAATTGGGATTAGCGTGGGGTTCCATCGGCATTTTACCCATAATGCTTTTAAGACTAACAAGGCTATGCGGGTCATTTTGGCGGTTCTTGGCTCTATGGCGGCTCAAGGGCCTTTGATTTCCTGGGTAGCAGTCCATCGTCGGCATCATGAGTGCAGTGACGAGCTAGGTGATCCCCACTCACCCAATCTTCACGGAGAGGGAGTTTTAGCAACGATAAAAGGCTTGTGGCACTCACATTATGGTTGGTTGATCAATCACGAGTACCCAAATCCAGCTTACTATGCACCTGAACTATTGCGTGACAAAACTATCTCCAGCATTAACCGACAGTATGTGATTTGGGTAAGCTTGGGTTTGGTGATACCTACTGTTTTGGGAGCAGTTCTCAAAGGTTCTTGGATGGGGGCTATAGAAGGTTTCTTGTGGGGCGGTGCTGTTCGTTTATTTGTAGTCAGTAACATCATCTTAAGTGTTAACTCGGTTTCTCATGTTTATGGGACTCATCGTTTCAAAACTGGTGACAAAAGCCGGAATAATCCTTGGATGGCTATTCCAACCTTTGGAGAATCGTGGCAAAACAATCATCATGCTTTTCCCAATTCAGCAAGTATTGGTTTGAAATGGTGGGAGATTGACTTAGCATATTGGAGCATTTTAGGTTTCCAAAAACTGGGTTTGATTTGGGATGTCAATATTCCGACAGCAAGTATGATAGAAGCCAAAAAATTGAGCATAACTGAAGGCTAG
- a CDS encoding acyl carrier protein, which produces MTKLFEDNKTSEHNEQFTLLKIREWLVSYMSDLLEIEPEQIDVETTFARYGLDSSAAVVLTGDLENWLGTELEPTVIYDYPTIAELAEYLAEGS; this is translated from the coding sequence ATGACTAAACTCTTTGAAGATAACAAAACAAGTGAACATAACGAGCAATTTACATTACTAAAAATTCGAGAATGGTTAGTTTCCTATATGTCAGATTTACTTGAAATTGAACCTGAACAAATAGATGTAGAAACTACTTTTGCACGTTATGGTTTAGATTCATCAGCAGCGGTAGTTTTAACGGGAGATTTAGAAAATTGGCTAGGAACAGAGCTAGAACCAACAGTCATCTATGATTACCCCACAATCGCAGAGTTAGCAGAATATTTGGCCGAGGGAAGCTAA
- the mtnA gene encoding S-methyl-5-thioribose-1-phosphate isomerase, with protein sequence MTPSTNQVYPVIWHNNSVSLIDQTRLPNEYTFVEIHRSEDMAQAIKTMIVRGAPAIGVAAAYGLYLGAREIETSDRQAFLTHLEKVAQLLRFTRPTAVNLFWAIGRMLKTAHESLGTVEEIKQILFDTAQAINHEDLQTCQMIGNHGLTVLPTTPEKLTLLTHCNAGALATAGYGTALGVVRSAWRENRLARVFADETRPRLQGAKLTTWECVQAGIPVTLITDNMAAHCMQQGLIDAVVVGADRIAANGDTANKIGTYSVAIAAKAHNIPFFVAAPLSTVDFELSDGSQIPIEERNPEEIYQVGDTILTPSGVEFYNPAFDVTPAKLITAIITEKGAFAPVNLAKYQLQQV encoded by the coding sequence ATGACACCTTCTACAAACCAGGTTTATCCAGTTATTTGGCATAACAACTCGGTATCACTAATTGATCAAACCCGCTTACCAAATGAATATACTTTTGTAGAAATTCACCGCAGTGAAGACATGGCGCAAGCAATTAAAACGATGATTGTGCGTGGTGCGCCTGCAATTGGTGTGGCTGCGGCATATGGATTGTATCTTGGGGCTAGGGAAATTGAGACAAGCGATCGCCAGGCATTTCTCACTCATTTAGAAAAAGTCGCTCAGTTGTTGCGTTTTACTCGTCCGACGGCGGTAAATTTATTTTGGGCAATTGGGCGAATGCTGAAAACTGCCCACGAAAGCTTAGGAACAGTAGAAGAAATTAAACAAATTCTCTTTGACACAGCCCAAGCAATTAATCATGAAGATTTGCAAACCTGTCAAATGATTGGTAATCATGGTTTGACAGTGTTACCCACTACTCCCGAAAAGCTGACGTTGCTTACCCACTGTAATGCTGGGGCTTTAGCCACTGCTGGTTATGGTACAGCCTTGGGTGTTGTGCGTTCCGCTTGGAGAGAAAATCGTTTAGCACGTGTTTTTGCTGACGAAACCCGTCCCCGCTTACAAGGTGCAAAACTCACCACTTGGGAATGTGTGCAAGCAGGGATTCCAGTAACTTTAATTACTGATAATATGGCAGCCCATTGTATGCAGCAAGGTTTGATTGACGCTGTAGTTGTTGGTGCTGATAGAATTGCTGCCAATGGCGACACGGCTAATAAAATTGGTACTTATAGTGTAGCGATCGCCGCCAAAGCACACAATATTCCTTTCTTCGTCGCTGCACCCCTTTCTACTGTTGATTTTGAGTTATCTGATGGTAGCCAAATTCCCATTGAGGAACGTAACCCAGAGGAAATTTATCAAGTTGGCGACACCATCTTGACACCATCAGGTGTTGAATTTTACAACCCAGCTTTTGATGTCACCCCAGCCAAGTTAATTACAGCCATCATCACAGAAAAAGGAGCCTTTGCACCTGTGAATTTAGCTAAATACCAGTTACAACAGGTATAA
- a CDS encoding 1-deoxy-D-xylulose-5-phosphate synthase produces the protein MHLSEITHPNQLHGLSIRQLQQIARQIRDKHLQTVAATGGHLGPGLGVVELTLGLYQTLDLDRDKVIWDVGHQAYPHKLITGRYSDFHTLRQKDGIAGYLKRCESKFDHFGAGHASTSISAALGMALARDIKGEKFKAVAVIGDGALTGGMALEAINHAGHMPKTNLLVVLNDNEMSISPNVGAIPRYLNKMRLSPPVQFIKDNFEEQFKQIPFVGESLSPELGRLKEGMKRLAVPKVGAVFEELGFTYMGPVDGHNLEELIATFTQAHQIPGPVLVHVVTMKGKGYEIAEQDQVGYHAQSPFNLTTGKAIPSSKPKPPAYAKVFSHTLVKLAEQNPKIIGITAAMATGTGLDKLQAKLPNQYIDVGIAEQHAVTLAAGLASEGMRPVAAIYSTFLQRAYDQIIHDVCIQNLPVFFCLDRAGIVGADGPTHQGMYDIAYLRCIPNMVLMAPKDEAELQRMIVTGINHTTGPIAMRFPRGNGHGVPLMEEGWEALEIGKGEILRQGDDVLIIGYGTMVYPSMQVAEILSEHGIEATVINARFVKPLDTELILPLAKKIGRVVTLEEGCVMGGFGSAVAEALLDADIVVPVKRIGVPDVLVDHAEPDQSKAELGLTSPQIAERVLEAFFQKQVSAVV, from the coding sequence ATGCATCTGAGTGAAATCACCCATCCCAATCAGTTGCACGGTTTATCGATCCGGCAGCTGCAACAGATAGCCCGTCAGATTCGAGATAAGCACTTACAAACGGTAGCTGCAACTGGGGGACATTTGGGGCCTGGTTTGGGTGTTGTAGAGTTAACGTTAGGGCTTTACCAGACACTAGACTTAGATCGGGATAAAGTTATTTGGGATGTAGGACACCAAGCTTATCCTCATAAGCTGATCACGGGACGCTACAGTGACTTTCACACCCTCAGACAAAAAGACGGAATTGCCGGTTATCTCAAGCGCTGTGAAAGCAAATTCGATCACTTTGGGGCAGGTCATGCTTCTACCAGTATCTCCGCAGCACTGGGAATGGCTTTAGCGCGAGACATTAAAGGCGAAAAATTTAAAGCAGTCGCTGTTATTGGCGATGGCGCTTTAACTGGCGGTATGGCTTTGGAAGCCATTAACCATGCTGGACATATGCCCAAAACGAACCTGCTGGTTGTTCTCAATGACAACGAGATGTCCATTTCTCCCAATGTAGGTGCGATTCCCCGCTACCTCAACAAAATGCGCCTCAGCCCACCGGTGCAGTTTATTAAAGATAATTTCGAGGAACAATTTAAGCAAATTCCCTTTGTCGGTGAATCTCTGTCTCCCGAACTCGGACGCCTCAAAGAAGGCATGAAGCGTTTAGCCGTTCCCAAGGTAGGTGCAGTCTTTGAAGAACTGGGCTTTACCTACATGGGGCCAGTGGATGGACATAATCTAGAAGAATTGATTGCCACCTTCACTCAAGCACATCAAATACCAGGGCCAGTTTTGGTACATGTAGTAACAATGAAGGGCAAAGGCTATGAAATTGCCGAACAAGACCAAGTAGGCTACCACGCCCAAAGTCCATTTAACCTGACAACGGGTAAAGCAATTCCTTCTAGCAAACCCAAACCCCCAGCTTATGCGAAGGTATTTTCCCATACTCTCGTGAAACTTGCTGAACAAAACCCCAAAATTATTGGGATTACTGCGGCAATGGCTACAGGAACAGGCTTAGACAAACTGCAAGCGAAACTGCCTAATCAATATATTGATGTCGGTATCGCCGAACAACATGCTGTAACTCTAGCTGCAGGATTAGCATCTGAAGGTATGCGTCCCGTTGCTGCCATCTACTCCACCTTCTTGCAACGGGCTTACGACCAAATAATTCATGATGTCTGTATCCAAAATTTACCTGTTTTCTTCTGCTTGGATAGGGCGGGAATTGTTGGTGCTGATGGCCCTACCCACCAAGGTATGTATGACATTGCCTATCTGCGTTGTATTCCCAACATGGTATTGATGGCACCTAAGGACGAAGCGGAACTGCAACGCATGATCGTTACTGGTATTAACCATACCACTGGCCCAATAGCTATGCGCTTCCCTCGTGGCAACGGTCACGGCGTACCCTTGATGGAAGAAGGCTGGGAGGCTTTGGAAATCGGCAAAGGAGAAATTCTGCGTCAAGGCGATGATGTGTTAATCATCGGTTACGGCACAATGGTCTATCCAAGTATGCAAGTTGCTGAAATTCTCAGCGAACACGGCATTGAAGCAACTGTAATTAATGCCCGTTTCGTCAAGCCTTTGGATACTGAATTGATTTTGCCTTTGGCTAAGAAAATTGGGCGCGTTGTGACTTTGGAAGAAGGCTGTGTCATGGGCGGCTTTGGTTCTGCGGTGGCAGAAGCACTCTTAGATGCAGATATCGTGGTTCCTGTCAAGCGTATCGGTGTGCCAGATGTGTTAGTAGATCATGCTGAACCAGACCAATCCAAGGCAGAATTAGGTTTAACTAGTCCGCAAATAGCAGAAAGAGTATTGGAAGCCTTCTTTCAAAAGCAAGTATCTGCTGTGGTTTAG
- a CDS encoding S-layer homology domain-containing protein, whose protein sequence is MRQLSITLSLVALVQNFPTIVLASVPEQSSGLSSEAIQQVITAKLMSNSPDGNFYPEKVISRAELASILVKAFRLEQREAAKQEKTISVSDVPSSYWAFQDIQIVLKTDIMKGYRGNLFFPNQKVTRAEALAIFAQAYGVFQFSDDTINETLAPYPDAASIPTWARKAIATVVWENFINTDAQNNISPLRPMTRGDMAYVLSKYLQRQQQQPETPEVPEVPDSTVKP, encoded by the coding sequence ATGCGTCAACTTTCAATTACTCTATCTTTAGTAGCACTAGTGCAAAACTTTCCCACAATTGTTCTAGCTAGTGTGCCAGAACAAAGCTCAGGATTGTCCTCTGAAGCAATTCAACAGGTAATTACAGCCAAGTTGATGAGCAATTCACCTGATGGCAATTTTTATCCAGAAAAAGTGATAAGTCGTGCGGAATTAGCCTCAATTTTGGTGAAAGCATTTCGTCTAGAACAACGAGAAGCAGCTAAACAAGAAAAGACTATATCTGTATCAGATGTACCATCATCATATTGGGCATTTCAGGATATCCAGATAGTTTTAAAAACTGATATTATGAAAGGCTACCGAGGTAATTTATTTTTTCCGAATCAAAAGGTGACAAGGGCAGAAGCTTTGGCAATCTTTGCCCAAGCCTATGGTGTATTTCAATTTTCTGATGACACAATCAATGAAACTCTCGCCCCATATCCAGATGCAGCATCGATTCCAACCTGGGCGAGAAAAGCGATCGCCACAGTAGTTTGGGAAAATTTTATCAATACAGATGCCCAAAATAATATTTCCCCATTACGACCAATGACCCGTGGAGATATGGCTTACGTGTTGAGTAAATATTTGCAAAGACAGCAACAACAACCAGAAACACCAGAAGTGCCCGAAGTTCCTGATAGCACAGTAAAACCTTAA
- a CDS encoding glycosyltransferase family 2 protein, with protein MPANSWPENDYYDELDPLNSLLSDLSADEESVVETYPVSLPSRFQGRRRKAALVLTIVWSGTIALHLASWGFIFVLVLTTLLGFHALEVVFARPRHYPKEVQGELPSVSVLVAAKNEETVIARLVKSLCSLEYPGGQYEVWIIDDHSTDETPQLLAQLAQEYKQLKVFRRSAQATGGKSGALNEVLPLTKGEVIAVFDADAQMSSDLLLQVIPLFQRPNVGAVQVRKAIANAKENFWTKGQMAEMALDTWFQQQRIAISGTGELRGNGQFVRRTALESCGGWNEETITDDLDMTFRLHLDNWDIECTFYPAVEEEGVTNAIALWHQRNRWAEGGYQRYLDYWDLILKNRMGTRKTWDLLMFMLTMYILPTAAIPDLLMSIARHRLPLLSPVTSLSVAMSVVGMFAGLRRIRQDQKFNVSTTFLLMIQTLRGTLYMLHWLIVMSSTTARMSLRPKRLKWVKTVHSGSG; from the coding sequence ATGCCAGCGAATTCCTGGCCCGAAAACGATTATTACGACGAGCTTGACCCACTTAACTCATTGCTGTCCGACCTATCGGCAGATGAAGAGTCAGTTGTAGAGACATATCCTGTGTCTCTACCATCCCGGTTTCAAGGACGTAGACGCAAAGCTGCTTTGGTTTTAACCATAGTTTGGAGTGGCACGATCGCCTTGCATTTAGCTTCTTGGGGTTTTATATTCGTACTTGTACTCACCACCTTATTAGGATTTCATGCCTTAGAGGTTGTGTTTGCTAGACCCCGCCACTATCCCAAAGAAGTGCAGGGAGAATTACCTTCTGTATCTGTGTTAGTAGCAGCCAAAAATGAGGAAACAGTAATTGCTAGATTAGTCAAGAGTCTTTGCAGTCTGGAATATCCAGGCGGGCAGTACGAAGTATGGATAATTGACGATCATAGTACCGATGAGACACCGCAGTTATTAGCACAACTGGCGCAGGAATACAAGCAATTGAAGGTTTTCAGGCGTTCTGCACAAGCTACTGGCGGTAAATCGGGAGCGTTGAATGAGGTTTTACCGCTAACTAAGGGGGAAGTCATAGCAGTTTTTGATGCTGATGCTCAAATGTCATCAGATTTACTGCTACAAGTAATACCTTTATTTCAACGCCCAAATGTAGGGGCGGTGCAGGTACGAAAAGCGATCGCCAACGCCAAAGAAAATTTCTGGACTAAGGGCCAAATGGCAGAAATGGCGCTCGATACTTGGTTCCAGCAACAACGTATTGCTATTAGTGGAACTGGCGAACTGCGGGGTAATGGTCAATTTGTCAGACGCACGGCTTTGGAAAGTTGCGGCGGCTGGAATGAAGAAACCATCACCGATGATTTGGATATGACTTTCCGTCTACATCTCGATAATTGGGATATTGAGTGTACATTCTACCCAGCGGTGGAGGAAGAAGGCGTAACAAATGCGATCGCTCTTTGGCATCAGCGCAATCGTTGGGCTGAAGGCGGCTATCAGCGCTATTTAGATTACTGGGATCTCATTCTCAAAAACCGCATGGGTACCCGTAAAACCTGGGATTTGCTGATGTTTATGCTGACTATGTATATTTTGCCCACAGCAGCAATCCCAGATTTATTAATGTCAATAGCCCGACATCGTTTACCACTTTTAAGTCCAGTAACTAGCTTGTCTGTAGCTATGTCTGTTGTAGGCATGTTTGCAGGATTGAGACGGATACGTCAAGACCAAAAATTCAATGTTTCTACAACTTTTCTGTTAATGATTCAGACGTTGCGTGGCACTTTATATATGTTGCACTGGTTAATTGTAATGAGCAGTACTACTGCCCGCATGTCCCTCAGACCAAAGCGTTTGAAATGGGTGAAGACAGTACATTCAGGAAGTGGATAG
- a CDS encoding phosphotransacetylase family protein, whose translation MPKSAKYLLIGSTEAYSGKSATVLGLSHQLQQKGLDISYGKPLGTCFSASGKTVVEEDVQFITNSLNLSVNRIAPTMLALNEVSVQKRLSGEDKIDYRQSLVQQYLPICQGDLVLLEGPGDLAEGNLFDLSLLQITEVLDAAVLLVTRYNSLLSVEALLSAKQRVGDRLIGVVINDIPAEQIEVVNNLLRPFLEQQGIAVLATLPKSDLLRSVSVGELVKQLNAEVLCRSDRLDLLVESLAIGAMNVNAAVKYFRKRRNMAVVTGGDRVEIQQAALETSTQCLILTGQLPPPQFILSRAEELEIPILSVDLDTLTTVEIVDRTFGQVRVHEPIKVQCIRQLMTEHFDIDRLLSKLGLTPANTLP comes from the coding sequence GTGCCAAAATCTGCTAAATATTTGCTGATTGGCTCAACCGAGGCTTACAGTGGAAAATCTGCAACTGTTCTAGGTTTGTCTCATCAGCTACAGCAAAAAGGACTGGATATTAGCTATGGCAAACCGCTAGGCACTTGTTTTAGTGCGTCTGGCAAAACCGTAGTTGAGGAAGATGTCCAGTTTATTACTAATAGTCTCAATTTGTCAGTAAACCGTATTGCACCCACGATGCTGGCTTTGAATGAAGTCAGTGTACAAAAGCGATTAAGCGGTGAGGATAAAATTGATTATCGACAGTCCCTAGTACAGCAATATTTGCCAATTTGCCAAGGAGATTTAGTGTTGCTAGAGGGGCCTGGTGATTTAGCAGAAGGCAATCTATTTGATTTGTCTTTGCTGCAAATAACTGAAGTACTAGACGCTGCTGTGTTGTTGGTAACGCGCTACAACTCGCTTTTGTCTGTTGAGGCGCTATTATCGGCTAAACAGCGTGTAGGCGATCGCTTGATTGGTGTTGTAATCAATGATATCCCCGCTGAACAAATAGAAGTAGTCAACAACCTCTTACGCCCGTTTTTGGAACAGCAAGGTATTGCCGTACTGGCAACGCTGCCAAAAAGTGACTTACTCCGCAGTGTCAGCGTTGGTGAACTGGTAAAGCAGTTAAATGCTGAAGTTCTCTGTCGCAGCGATCGCTTGGATTTGTTGGTAGAAAGTTTGGCAATTGGTGCGATGAATGTGAACGCGGCTGTCAAGTATTTCCGCAAACGCCGGAATATGGCAGTGGTCACAGGAGGCGATCGCGTAGAAATTCAGCAAGCTGCATTGGAAACTTCCACCCAATGTCTGATTCTCACCGGACAATTGCCACCTCCCCAATTTATTCTTAGTCGTGCTGAAGAACTAGAAATCCCCATTTTGTCGGTTGACTTAGATACCTTGACTACCGTGGAAATTGTTGACCGCACTTTTGGTCAAGTGCGCGTTCATGAACCGATTAAAGTTCAGTGCATTCGCCAGTTAATGACAGAGCATTTTGACATTGACCGCCTCTTATCTAAACTAGGCTTAACTCCTGCAAATACCTTACCTTAG
- a CDS encoding DNA recombination-mediator protein A, whose protein sequence is MSQSIDLINLDTLAQELATIQQTGSKRIALLGSRHVPITHQNLIEMMTYALVLTGNRIITSGATGTNSAAIKGAMRADPNLLTVILPQSLERQPYESRQQLEQVMHLVENPGNDSLSLAEASYLCNKEIVSRCQQLICFAFHDSRTLLQTCGDAEEQRKVVTLFYFD, encoded by the coding sequence TTGAGCCAGTCAATAGACCTCATCAACCTCGACACATTAGCGCAAGAACTGGCGACAATCCAGCAAACAGGTTCTAAAAGAATTGCCTTGCTGGGTTCGCGTCATGTGCCAATTACGCATCAGAATCTGATTGAAATGATGACCTATGCCTTAGTTTTAACAGGCAATCGGATCATCACCTCTGGCGCTACAGGTACTAATTCAGCTGCTATCAAGGGAGCAATGCGCGCTGACCCCAACTTGTTGACAGTGATTCTACCCCAAAGTTTGGAACGCCAACCTTATGAATCGCGCCAGCAACTAGAACAAGTAATGCATCTAGTGGAAAATCCCGGTAATGATAGTTTGTCCCTCGCGGAAGCTAGTTACCTGTGTAATAAGGAGATTGTCTCCCGCTGTCAGCAACTGATTTGCTTTGCGTTTCATGACAGTCGCACCCTACTACAAACTTGTGGAGATGCAGAAGAACAAAGAAAAGTGGTAACACTCTTTTACTTTGATTAG